One Paraglaciecola mesophila genomic region harbors:
- a CDS encoding LysE family translocator: MHILNFEAFLLAITLLTLTPGIDTVLVIKNSSRSGGRDGMVTSLGICLGLFVHATFSAVGISAILLQSAELFMVIKWIGAAYLIWLGFNALKAALTNNATVAIDASGVKVANLTRSLKEGFLSNVLNPKTAVFYLAFLPQFIDPQYSPLLQAMSMAAIHFTIAMVWQCGLAGAVSSAKRLFASDTAMRWMEGVSGSVLVLLGTKLIFDDSNLKPQS, from the coding sequence ATGCACATTTTGAATTTTGAAGCCTTCTTGCTGGCTATCACTTTGCTGACCCTAACACCTGGAATTGATACCGTGTTGGTGATCAAAAACTCGAGTCGCTCTGGAGGGCGTGACGGCATGGTGACTAGCCTTGGCATCTGTCTTGGTTTGTTTGTGCACGCAACCTTTTCAGCAGTCGGTATTTCGGCGATTTTATTGCAATCGGCTGAGCTTTTTATGGTCATAAAATGGATAGGCGCTGCATATTTAATTTGGTTAGGCTTTAACGCCCTTAAAGCGGCGTTGACCAATAATGCAACTGTCGCCATTGATGCCAGCGGCGTAAAAGTAGCAAACCTAACTCGCTCGTTAAAAGAGGGCTTTTTATCTAACGTACTGAATCCAAAAACAGCGGTATTTTATTTAGCGTTTTTACCCCAATTTATTGACCCTCAGTATTCTCCTTTATTACAAGCGATGAGTATGGCCGCGATACATTTTACCATTGCCATGGTGTGGCAATGCGGGTTAGCTGGTGCGGTTAGCTCAGCTAAGCGTTTATTTGCAAGTGATACCGCCATGCGCTGGATGGAAGGCGTCTCTGGCAGTGTGCTGGTATTACTGGGCACCAAACTTATCTTCGATGATTCCAACCTGAAACCCCAATCGTAG
- a CDS encoding Lrp/AsnC family transcriptional regulator → MELDKYDRHILEIIQQRGRVSNQELADAINLSPSPCLRRVRQLEESGLIDGYVALVNARKLGLNLLSFIQIIMDKHTPERFARFEQSVMGFSEVLECHLITGQAADYVLKVIVKDMDDFQQFLLDKLTRIDGVSGVHSSFVLKSPVNKTSLPV, encoded by the coding sequence TTGGAACTTGATAAATATGATCGGCATATTCTTGAAATTATTCAACAGCGTGGGAGGGTCTCAAATCAGGAGCTTGCTGATGCGATTAACTTATCACCCTCACCGTGTTTGCGTCGGGTGCGTCAACTAGAAGAGAGTGGCTTGATAGATGGCTACGTGGCGTTGGTCAATGCGCGTAAGCTGGGGTTAAATTTGCTGTCTTTTATTCAAATTATTATGGATAAACACACCCCTGAACGATTTGCCAGGTTTGAGCAAAGTGTGATGGGGTTTAGCGAAGTACTGGAGTGTCATTTGATCACCGGCCAAGCGGCGGATTATGTGCTTAAAGTGATAGTTAAAGATATGGACGATTTTCAGCAATTTCTTCTCGACAAGCTCACGCGTATTGACGGGGTCAGCGGTGTGCATTCATCGTTTGTGCTTAAATCGCCAGTGAATAAAACATCACTACCAGTGTAA